One Cotesia glomerata isolate CgM1 linkage group LG8, MPM_Cglom_v2.3, whole genome shotgun sequence genomic window carries:
- the LOC123270520 gene encoding serum response factor homolog B-like — MQEHLMSDEQFLAHQMSLAHVGDGFDEGMDGDFEDDDLEFGGVPPNHIQNIPVVPPAPNQDVIQDDPQNDERINPNDNGDNNLVANRPGNPSIRQGNDPVANGGVDQNNAQGGHQNNNGRDNNQQNNNVPALQNVQVINQGLGRGNQIRFQRVHQAYNNAAAGDGNLGFVQRNVGFGNLRQPRSLIRQNVLQPYPQGHAVFGHHQGVNRNIRYPSGFQRQRLLTPVEATRAARLKGIIDNLEYELQQNREVYRRLYGSIPGGHNRDAGYWKNKFFQEKKRNSNQGKNLYFFNSK, encoded by the exons ATGCAAGAACATTTGATGAGTGATGAGCAATTTTTGGCGCACCAAATGAGTTTAGCTCACGTCGGAGATGGTTTCGACGAGGGTATGGACGGAGATTTTGAGGATGATGATTTGGAGTTTGGAGGCGTGCCTCCAAATCATATACAAAACATACCTGTTGTACCTCCTGCTCCTAACCAAGATGTAATACAAGATGATCCTCAAAATGATGAACGAATTAATCCAAATGACAACGGAGATAATAATCTTGTTGCTAATCGACCTGGAAACCCATCTATTCGCCAAGGTAATGACCCAGTTGCAAATGGAGGTGTTGATCAAAACAACGCTCAAGGTGGTCATCAAAATAACAACGGAAGAGATAACAAtcagcaaaataataatgttcCTGCACTCCAGAACGTTCAAGTTATTAACCAAGGTCTCGGACGTGGTAACCAAATTCGTTTTCAACGAGTTCATCAAGCTTATAACAATGCAGCAGCTGGTGATGGTAATTTGGGTTTTGTCCAGCGGAATGTCGGCTTTGGTAATTTGCGTCAACCGCGATCATTGATACGACAAAATGTTCTTCAACCCTATCCTCAAGGACATGCTGTTTTTGGTCACCACCAAGGTGTAAATCGAAATATAAGGTATCCTTCCGGATTCCAACGTCAACGGTTGCTCACTCCGGTAGAAGCTACACGGGCTGCCCGATTGAAAGGTATTATCGATAACTTAGAATATGAACTCCAGCAAAATCGTGAAGTTTACAGAAGACTGTATGGTTCTATTCCTGGGGGTCATAATCGTGATGCTGG GTACtggaaaaataagtttttccaagagaaaaaaagaaattctaACCAAggaaaaaatctttatttttttaatagcaaGTAG